In the Paenibacillus sp. FSL H7-0357 genome, one interval contains:
- a CDS encoding AAA family ATPase produces the protein MIIWINGAFGSGKTETAYALNRRIPQSFVFDPENAGYYIRESIPHEISQDDFQDHPLWREINYSMLKYIDSQYSGTIIVPMTITDSGYFMEIVGRLRQEGVEVHHFTLCASQETLLRRLNSRGDSNNSWPAQQIERCLKGLGQEIFQCHLNNDQLTVEEVVEAIALQLGITLLPA, from the coding sequence ATGATCATATGGATTAATGGGGCGTTTGGATCGGGAAAGACGGAAACGGCTTATGCACTAAACCGCAGAATACCACAGTCTTTTGTGTTCGATCCGGAGAATGCAGGATATTACATCCGAGAGAGCATTCCGCACGAGATTTCCCAAGATGATTTTCAGGATCATCCTCTTTGGCGCGAAATAAACTATTCCATGCTAAAATACATAGACTCTCAGTACAGTGGAACTATTATTGTACCTATGACCATTACGGATTCCGGCTACTTTATGGAGATTGTTGGCAGACTAAGGCAAGAAGGCGTGGAGGTTCATCATTTCACCTTATGTGCTTCCCAGGAGACGCTGCTTAGAAGATTGAATAGCCGGGGGGACTCTAATAACTCTTGGCCCGCCCAACAGATTGAGCGATGTCTCAAGGGCCTTGGCCAGGAGATATTTCAATGCCACCTGAATAATGACCAGTTGACAGTTGAAGAGGTAGTAGAGGCTATAGCGTTGCAACTGGGTATCACCCTGTTACCCGCATAA